Proteins found in one Nitrosopumilus maritimus SCM1 genomic segment:
- a CDS encoding carbon-nitrogen hydrolase family protein, translating into MVKLGMIQTVSYQNNQKGIDRVSQILRKLGRQETDIVCLPEQWLKENIISDFDTEFSEFKDISRDFSMTIIPGAFYENNKKKSSIIAPVIGPEGEFIGRQEKIHPFDYERDTVTPGKEAKIFNTACKFGVVICYDMVFPQVANTLTKKGAQVLLSPSRIVRRGIESWHMYVQVRALENRIPILAANVENRRFGGESLIVDLAENNKVVNTKLTKLKKEKSVSKEFKLEKYQKSRKNRFSDANKFR; encoded by the coding sequence ATGGTAAAACTAGGAATGATTCAAACCGTTTCATATCAAAATAACCAAAAAGGAATAGACAGAGTTTCACAGATTTTAAGAAAATTAGGCAGGCAGGAAACTGACATTGTTTGTCTTCCCGAACAATGGCTAAAAGAAAATATAATTTCAGACTTTGATACAGAATTTTCAGAATTTAAGGACATATCCAGAGATTTTTCAATGACCATTATTCCAGGGGCATTTTATGAAAATAACAAGAAAAAATCTTCAATAATTGCACCTGTGATTGGTCCTGAAGGAGAATTCATAGGCAGGCAAGAGAAGATACACCCATTTGATTATGAGAGAGATACGGTCACGCCCGGAAAGGAGGCTAAAATCTTCAATACTGCATGCAAATTCGGAGTGGTGATTTGCTATGATATGGTATTTCCACAGGTAGCAAATACTTTGACAAAAAAAGGCGCCCAAGTTTTGTTGTCACCTAGCAGAATTGTAAGAAGAGGGATAGAATCATGGCACATGTATGTTCAAGTCAGGGCATTAGAAAACAGAATCCCAATTCTTGCGGCAAATGTAGAGAATAGAAGATTTGGCGGAGAGAGCCTCATTGTGGATTTAGCTGAAAACAACAAAGTAGTCAATACAAAACTTACTAAACTAAAAAAAGAAAAATCAGTTTCAAAAGAATTCAAACTGGAAAAATATCAAAAAAGCAGAAAAAATAGATTTTCAGATGCAAACAAGTTTAGATGA